The Flavobacteriales bacterium genome includes a window with the following:
- a CDS encoding MGMT family protein produces MKANFFQNVYAVVIQIPEGRVTSYGAIAKYLGSPRSARMVGWALNKVNTYEVPAHRVVNKQGLLTGKYHFDDTTLMQQLLENEGIRLVDNQIQDFEKVFWNPCKELL; encoded by the coding sequence ATGAAAGCCAATTTTTTTCAAAATGTCTATGCTGTCGTTATTCAAATTCCCGAGGGGCGAGTAACGAGCTATGGGGCTATTGCTAAATATTTGGGCAGCCCTCGTTCGGCTCGAATGGTCGGCTGGGCATTAAATAAGGTCAATACCTATGAAGTTCCTGCTCATAGAGTAGTTAATAAACAAGGGCTATTAACAGGCAAGTATCATTTTGATGATACAACCCTAATGCAACAGCTATTGGAAAATGAAGGAATTCGGCTAGTAGATAATCAAATTCAAGACTTTGAAAAGGTTTTTTGGAACCCTTGTAA